One window of Cryobacterium arcticum genomic DNA carries:
- a CDS encoding DUF7455 domain-containing protein, producing the protein MSQIATENGAVDQQGAPHQLTAADRCDACGAQAYIRVVVNNSELLFCAHHGRKHQEKLAAIAESWHDESSRLFEDQKS; encoded by the coding sequence ATGTCCCAGATCGCCACCGAAAATGGTGCCGTCGACCAACAGGGCGCCCCCCACCAGCTCACCGCGGCCGACCGCTGCGACGCTTGTGGCGCTCAGGCCTACATCCGTGTAGTCGTGAATAACAGCGAGTTGCTCTTCTGCGCCCACCATGGTCGCAAGCACCAGGAGAAGCTCGCCGCGATCGCCGAAAGCTGGCACGACGAGTCGAGCCGACTCTTCGAAGACCAGAAGTCCTAG
- a CDS encoding DNA gyrase/topoisomerase IV subunit B, with protein sequence MSSDYSARHLSVLEGLDAVRKRPGMYIGSTDSRGLMHCLWEIIDNSVDEALSGHGSSIGIVLHPDESVEVSDTARGIPVDIEPKTGLSGVEVVFTKLHAGGKFGSGSYAASGGLHGVGASVVNALSERLDVEVDRDGKTWAMSFHRGEPGVFADTGEKSPDAPFTPFEKTSELRVVGKVKKGVTGTRIRYWADRQIFTKGASFQTDDLMGRARQTAFLIPGLTINIDDRRGETPLAESFTFAGGISEFVDHLAVDTPITDTWRLTGAGSFTETVPVLTDSGAMIPTELVRDCQVDIALRWGTGYDTVVKSFVNIIATPKGGTHQAGFDAGLLKFLRAQVEQNARRLKVGSDKLEKDDIMAGLTAVLTVRLPEPQFEGQTKEVLGTPAVRAIVAAVIQKTMTERFTSAKRDDKTQSAVVLDKIVAEMKSRISARAHKETQRRKNALESSSLPAKLVDCRSNDVALSELFIVEGDSALGTAKLARDSEHQALLPIRGKILNVQKASVSDMLSNLECASIIQVIGAGSGRSFDLSAARYGKVIIMSDADVDGAHIRTLLLTLFFRYMRPMIEAGRIFAAVPPLHRVIVMNPGSKPNETIYTYSEPELQGVLAALKKSGKRYQDPIQRYKGLGEMDADQLATTTMERSHRTLRRVQVADAEMAGKVFELLMGNDVAPRKEFIVDSADKLSRDRIDV encoded by the coding sequence GTGAGTTCTGACTATTCCGCCCGCCACCTCTCGGTCCTCGAAGGCCTCGACGCGGTGCGCAAACGCCCCGGCATGTACATCGGTTCCACCGACTCCCGCGGGCTCATGCACTGCCTCTGGGAGATCATCGACAACTCCGTCGACGAGGCGTTGAGCGGGCATGGGTCGTCGATCGGCATTGTCCTGCACCCCGACGAGAGCGTCGAGGTCAGCGACACCGCCCGCGGCATCCCGGTGGACATCGAACCGAAGACCGGCCTGTCCGGTGTGGAAGTGGTGTTCACCAAGCTGCACGCCGGCGGAAAGTTCGGCAGCGGCTCCTACGCCGCGTCGGGCGGGCTGCACGGCGTCGGCGCCTCGGTCGTGAACGCGCTGTCCGAACGTCTCGACGTTGAGGTCGACCGGGACGGCAAGACCTGGGCGATGTCCTTCCACCGCGGCGAGCCGGGGGTCTTCGCCGACACCGGCGAGAAGAGCCCGGATGCGCCGTTCACCCCGTTCGAGAAGACCAGCGAATTGCGCGTGGTGGGCAAGGTCAAGAAGGGTGTGACGGGCACTCGCATCCGCTACTGGGCCGACCGGCAGATCTTCACCAAGGGCGCGTCCTTCCAGACCGACGACCTGATGGGCCGGGCCCGCCAGACCGCTTTCCTGATCCCCGGGCTCACGATCAACATCGACGACCGGCGGGGGGAGACGCCCCTGGCGGAATCCTTCACCTTCGCCGGCGGCATCTCCGAGTTCGTCGACCACCTCGCCGTCGACACCCCGATCACCGACACCTGGCGGCTCACCGGCGCCGGAAGCTTCACCGAGACGGTGCCCGTGCTCACCGATTCCGGAGCCATGATCCCGACCGAACTGGTCAGGGACTGCCAGGTCGACATCGCACTGCGCTGGGGGACCGGCTACGACACCGTCGTCAAGAGCTTCGTCAACATCATCGCGACGCCCAAGGGCGGCACGCACCAGGCCGGGTTCGATGCCGGACTGCTCAAGTTCCTGCGGGCGCAGGTCGAACAGAACGCCCGCCGGCTCAAGGTGGGCAGTGACAAGCTCGAAAAGGACGACATCATGGCCGGCCTCACGGCCGTGCTCACGGTGCGGCTGCCCGAACCGCAGTTCGAGGGGCAGACCAAGGAGGTCCTCGGGACCCCGGCCGTGCGCGCGATCGTGGCCGCTGTGATCCAGAAGACCATGACCGAGCGCTTCACCTCGGCCAAGCGCGACGACAAGACGCAGTCCGCCGTGGTGCTCGACAAGATCGTCGCCGAGATGAAGTCGCGCATCTCCGCCCGGGCGCACAAAGAGACCCAGCGGCGGAAGAACGCCCTGGAGAGCTCCTCGTTGCCGGCAAAGCTCGTGGACTGCCGCAGCAACGACGTGGCATTGAGCGAACTGTTCATCGTCGAGGGCGACTCCGCCCTGGGCACGGCCAAGCTGGCCAGGGACAGCGAACACCAGGCGCTGCTGCCGATCCGGGGCAAGATCCTCAACGTGCAGAAGGCGTCGGTCTCCGACATGCTCTCCAACCTCGAGTGCGCCTCCATCATCCAGGTCATCGGTGCGGGCTCCGGGCGCAGCTTCGACCTCTCCGCCGCGCGCTACGGCAAGGTCATCATCATGAGCGACGCCGATGTCGACGGCGCGCACATCCGCACCCTGCTGCTCACCCTGTTCTTCCGGTACATGCGGCCCATGATCGAGGCCGGCCGGATCTTCGCCGCGGTGCCTCCACTGCACCGGGTGATCGTGATGAACCCGGGCAGCAAGCCCAACGAGACCATCTACACCTACTCGGAGCCTGAACTGCAGGGCGTGCTCGCTGCGCTCAAGAAGAGCGGTAAGCGCTACCAGGACCCGATCCAGCGCTACAAGGGCCTGGGCGAGATGGACGCCGACCAGCTGGCCACCACGACCATGGAACGCTCGCACCGCACGCTGCGCCGGGTGCAGGTGGCCGACGCCGAGATGGCGGGCAAGGTCTTCGAACTGCTCATGGGCAACGATGTCGCACCGCGCAAGGAGTTCATCGTCGACAGCGCCGACAAGCTCAGCCGCGACCGCATCGACGTCTGA
- a CDS encoding SDR family NAD(P)-dependent oxidoreductase: MADLSGSTILVVGATGGLGREIARQLSEAGATLVLSARDPAAIAALGLGGAVVAADLTDPAEIRRLVQVAVTVTGQLDGIVVAAGVVAFGPAAELAPGTVERLFAVNAVAPMLLLQAAHAALGASAAAGRSPAFVTLSGVVSESPTANLAAYSASKAALAAFGTAAGRELRRSGIRILDARPGHTDTALSTHPIDGTAPALPRGLDPVAVCARIVRAITDGERDLPSTAFTAS, encoded by the coding sequence ATGGCTGATCTGAGCGGTTCCACCATCCTGGTTGTCGGCGCAACAGGCGGACTGGGGCGGGAAATCGCCCGCCAACTCTCCGAGGCCGGGGCGACCCTGGTGCTCAGCGCCCGGGACCCGGCGGCGATCGCCGCGCTCGGACTCGGCGGCGCCGTCGTCGCTGCCGACCTGACCGACCCGGCCGAGATCCGTCGTCTGGTGCAGGTGGCCGTGACGGTCACCGGCCAGCTCGACGGGATCGTCGTCGCGGCCGGCGTCGTCGCGTTCGGCCCGGCCGCCGAGTTGGCCCCGGGAACGGTCGAGCGGCTCTTCGCCGTGAACGCCGTCGCGCCCATGCTGCTGCTCCAGGCTGCGCACGCGGCGCTCGGCGCCTCGGCGGCGGCGGGGCGCTCCCCCGCCTTCGTCACACTCAGCGGGGTCGTGAGCGAGAGTCCCACGGCCAACCTCGCCGCCTATTCCGCGTCGAAGGCGGCACTGGCGGCCTTCGGCACCGCGGCCGGACGAGAGCTGCGCCGCTCGGGCATCCGGATCCTGGACGCGAGGCCGGGGCACACCGACACAGCCCTGTCCACGCATCCCATCGACGGCACAGCACCGGCACTCCCCCGGGGCCTGGACCCCGTCGCCGTCTGCGCGCGCATCGTGCGCGCCATCACCGACGGCGAACGTGACCTGCCGAGCACGGCGTTCACCGCCAGCTAG
- a CDS encoding DNA gyrase/topoisomerase IV subunit A: MSRSDNTVPTASTERIEDVDVSTEMQGSFLEYAYSVIYSRALPDARDGLKPVQRRILYQMSEMGLRPDRGHVKSARVVGEVMGKLHPHGDTAIYDAMVRMAQAFTLRVPLIDGHGNFGSLDDGPAAPRYTEARLAAPALSMTEHLDEDVVDFVPNYDNQLTQPDVLPAAYPNLLVNGASGIAVGMATNMAPHNLIEVIGAARHLLAHPRATLDELMEFVPGPDLPTGGTIVGLAGIKDAYLTGRGSFKTRAKVSVEAITARKAGLVVTELPYLVGPERVIEKIKDGVTSKKLSGISDVTDLTDRTKGLRLVIGIKTGFSPEAVLEQLYRYTPLEDSFNINAVALVNGGPQTLGLVELLQVYVDHRIEVVTRRSAYRLARRRERLHLVEGLLIAILDIDEVIQVIRASDDTDQARTRLIDVFDLSQVQAEYILELRLRRLTRFSRIELESERDQLLAEIRELETLLGSKQAIRTLVSTELAAVSDRFGTPRRTLLTEARPSIAGASAKRAAVLEVTDTPTRVYLSTTGRIARVDLPQSDDDQAERITPAHRRSKHDAVLSALDTTSRTEIGAVTNRGRLIRFSPVDLPVVPPTSIQLAAGVRVRDYLSLAGGGEHVLALVALTGDRCIAIGTRLGVVKRLTANDWANKPDFEIIALKPGDEVVGAVQGTEEDELVFVASDAQLLRFPAATVRPQGRTAGGMAGIKLATGVSVVFFTSLPADAADTAVVATIASSSLTLPGTDPGSAKVSAFSEYPAKGRATGGVRSHRFLKGEDLISLAWVGAAPARALGIEGSPRTLPETGARRDASGVMLDAVVGSIGAGIG, translated from the coding sequence ATGAGCCGCTCAGACAACACCGTGCCCACCGCGTCCACCGAGCGCATCGAAGACGTCGACGTGTCGACGGAGATGCAGGGCTCCTTCCTGGAATACGCCTACTCGGTGATCTACTCGCGGGCCCTGCCCGACGCCAGGGACGGGTTGAAGCCGGTGCAACGCCGCATCCTGTACCAGATGAGCGAGATGGGCCTGCGCCCCGACCGCGGCCATGTCAAGTCGGCGCGCGTCGTCGGTGAGGTGATGGGCAAGCTGCACCCCCACGGCGACACCGCCATCTACGACGCCATGGTGCGTATGGCCCAGGCGTTCACCCTGCGGGTTCCACTCATCGACGGTCACGGCAACTTCGGCTCCCTCGACGACGGCCCGGCCGCACCGCGGTACACGGAAGCGCGTCTGGCCGCGCCGGCGCTGTCCATGACGGAGCACCTCGACGAGGACGTCGTGGACTTCGTGCCCAACTACGACAACCAGCTCACCCAGCCCGACGTGCTGCCGGCCGCGTACCCCAACCTCCTCGTCAACGGCGCCAGCGGCATCGCCGTGGGCATGGCGACCAACATGGCGCCGCACAACCTGATCGAGGTCATCGGAGCGGCCCGGCACCTGCTCGCCCACCCGCGCGCCACCCTGGACGAGTTGATGGAGTTCGTGCCGGGCCCCGACCTGCCCACCGGAGGCACCATCGTGGGCCTGGCCGGGATCAAAGACGCGTACCTCACCGGGCGCGGCAGCTTCAAGACCCGCGCCAAGGTGTCGGTCGAGGCGATCACGGCCCGTAAGGCCGGGCTGGTCGTCACCGAGCTGCCCTACCTCGTCGGCCCCGAACGTGTGATCGAGAAGATCAAGGACGGCGTCACCTCCAAGAAGCTCAGCGGGATCTCCGACGTCACCGACCTCACGGACCGCACCAAGGGCCTGCGCCTGGTGATCGGCATCAAGACCGGCTTCAGCCCCGAGGCGGTGCTGGAGCAGCTCTACCGGTACACCCCGCTCGAGGACTCCTTCAACATCAACGCCGTCGCCCTGGTCAACGGCGGGCCGCAGACCCTCGGTCTGGTGGAACTGCTGCAGGTCTACGTGGACCACCGCATCGAGGTCGTCACCCGGCGCTCCGCCTACAGGCTCGCGCGCCGGCGCGAGCGCCTGCACCTGGTGGAGGGACTGCTCATCGCGATCCTGGACATCGACGAGGTCATCCAGGTCATCCGCGCCAGCGACGACACCGACCAGGCCCGCACCCGGCTCATCGACGTGTTCGACCTCAGCCAGGTCCAGGCCGAGTACATCCTCGAACTGCGGCTGCGCCGCCTGACCCGGTTCTCCCGCATCGAGCTCGAGTCCGAGCGTGACCAGCTGCTCGCCGAGATCCGCGAACTGGAGACCCTGCTGGGCAGCAAGCAGGCCATCCGCACCCTGGTGTCCACCGAGCTCGCCGCCGTGTCGGACCGGTTCGGCACGCCGCGCCGCACCCTGCTCACCGAGGCGCGACCGAGCATCGCCGGCGCCTCCGCCAAGCGCGCGGCCGTGCTGGAGGTGACCGACACCCCCACCCGGGTGTACCTGAGCACCACGGGCCGCATCGCGAGGGTCGACCTGCCGCAGTCGGACGACGACCAGGCCGAACGCATCACGCCTGCGCACCGCCGCAGCAAGCACGACGCCGTACTGTCGGCCCTGGACACCACCAGCCGCACCGAGATCGGCGCCGTGACCAACCGCGGCCGGCTCATCAGGTTCTCCCCCGTCGACCTTCCCGTGGTGCCGCCCACTTCGATCCAGCTGGCCGCCGGCGTGCGCGTGCGGGACTACCTGTCGCTGGCCGGCGGCGGCGAGCATGTACTCGCCCTCGTTGCACTGACGGGCGACCGGTGCATCGCCATCGGCACCCGGTTGGGCGTGGTCAAACGGCTCACCGCGAACGACTGGGCCAACAAGCCCGATTTTGAGATCATCGCGCTCAAGCCCGGCGACGAGGTTGTCGGAGCCGTGCAGGGCACGGAGGAGGACGAACTCGTGTTCGTCGCCTCCGACGCCCAGCTGCTGCGCTTCCCGGCCGCGACCGTGCGGCCGCAAGGCCGGACGGCCGGCGGAATGGCGGGCATCAAACTGGCCACGGGAGTCAGCGTCGTGTTCTTCACCAGCCTGCCTGCCGACGCCGCCGACACCGCTGTTGTCGCCACCATCGCCTCGAGCAGCCTGACGCTCCCCGGCACCGATCCGGGTAGCGCGAAGGTCTCCGCGTTCTCCGAGTACCCGGCCAAGGGCCGGGCCACGGGAGGCGTGCGCTCCCACCGCTTCCTCAAGGGCGAGGACCTCATCAGCCTGGCCTGGGTGGGCGCGGCGCCGGCCCGAGCGCTCGGCATCGAGGGCTCACCCCGCACCTTGCCGGAGACCGGTGCACGACGGGATGCTTCGGGCGTCATGCTGGACGCCGTGGTCGGGTCGATCGGCGCCGGGATCGGCTGA
- a CDS encoding alkaline phosphatase family protein: protein MSPMLPVRPFSAVRLADVLTSSLASLQSAPNPLGLPSAARAVVVLADGLGVANLRARAGHARFLTAHLAKADAVDGVFPATTAAGIASLTTGLAPGAHGLVGYRVLDSANDRVVNQLTGWDDRMEPLSWQPQPTVFDAADAAGIPSFAVGPKRFADSGFSQAVLRGARYVPAESIAARFGAAREILDAEPRALIYLYVPELDIAAHAHGWESGRWLTQLESLDAEMARAAAGLRADEGLILTADHGVVDVPAAKQVLFDTVPELVAGVRHIGGDPRCLHLYTEPGVDADALAEAWRSVEGERAWVFTRAEAMDAGLFGMVRPDAASRIGDVIVAARKLIAYYDSREPNQSARNMVGQHGSLTDEELRVPVIRLGAYRR, encoded by the coding sequence ATGTCCCCTATGCTACCGGTCCGGCCTTTCAGTGCCGTTCGCCTTGCCGATGTCCTGACAAGTTCGCTGGCATCGCTGCAGAGCGCCCCGAACCCGCTGGGCCTGCCGTCTGCGGCCCGCGCCGTCGTGGTCCTGGCCGACGGACTCGGGGTCGCCAACCTCCGGGCCAGGGCGGGGCATGCCCGCTTCCTCACCGCGCATCTGGCCAAGGCCGACGCCGTGGACGGCGTCTTCCCGGCCACGACGGCAGCGGGGATCGCCTCGTTGACCACCGGGCTGGCGCCCGGCGCGCACGGGTTGGTGGGGTACCGGGTCCTCGACTCCGCGAACGACCGGGTCGTCAACCAGCTCACCGGGTGGGACGACCGGATGGAGCCGCTCAGCTGGCAGCCGCAGCCCACGGTCTTCGACGCGGCCGACGCGGCCGGCATCCCGAGTTTCGCGGTCGGACCGAAACGGTTCGCCGACTCCGGCTTCAGTCAGGCCGTGCTCCGCGGTGCACGGTATGTCCCGGCCGAGTCCATCGCGGCCCGGTTCGGGGCCGCCCGGGAGATCCTCGACGCCGAGCCCCGTGCGCTCATCTACCTGTACGTTCCGGAGCTCGACATCGCTGCACACGCGCACGGCTGGGAGTCCGGCCGGTGGCTGACCCAGTTGGAGAGCCTCGATGCCGAGATGGCCCGCGCGGCGGCCGGCCTCCGCGCCGACGAAGGGCTCATCCTCACGGCGGACCACGGTGTTGTGGACGTCCCCGCTGCCAAGCAGGTGCTCTTCGACACGGTGCCAGAGCTCGTCGCCGGCGTGCGTCACATCGGCGGCGACCCACGGTGCCTGCACCTCTACACCGAGCCGGGCGTGGACGCGGATGCCTTGGCCGAGGCCTGGCGGTCGGTCGAGGGGGAGCGGGCCTGGGTGTTCACCCGGGCAGAAGCCATGGACGCCGGCCTCTTCGGCATGGTGCGGCCCGACGCCGCCAGCCGGATCGGCGATGTCATCGTGGCCGCCCGCAAGCTCATCGCCTACTACGACTCCCGGGAACCGAACCAGTCGGCCCGGAACATGGTCGGTCAGCATGGTTCGCTCACCGATGAGGAACTTCGCGTGCCGGTGATCCGCCTGGGCGCCTACCGGCGCTGA
- a CDS encoding DUF3043 domain-containing protein, producing MAKQPVNPDAEPSIETVDQTKARLAGTPTGKGQPTPSRRVQEAANKRPLVPEDRKLAAKQARAKSAEARERARLGMAAGEDKYLPLRERGPQKRFARDYIDARFNVGEFMIPVMFLVILLTFFPDPSVQTYGILALWAFFLVAIVDCIILGFILTKKIEAKFGADRAERVRWYAAMRALQLRVMRLPKPQVKRGQYPA from the coding sequence GTGGCTAAGCAACCTGTAAACCCCGACGCAGAACCGTCGATCGAGACCGTCGACCAGACGAAGGCTCGCCTCGCGGGCACGCCGACGGGCAAGGGCCAGCCGACCCCGAGTCGCCGTGTCCAGGAGGCCGCCAACAAGCGGCCGCTGGTTCCGGAGGACCGCAAGCTCGCCGCGAAGCAGGCCAGGGCCAAGTCCGCCGAGGCCCGCGAACGGGCCCGGCTCGGCATGGCCGCCGGCGAGGACAAGTACCTTCCGCTGCGTGAACGCGGCCCGCAGAAGCGCTTCGCGCGCGACTACATCGACGCCAGGTTCAACGTGGGCGAGTTCATGATCCCGGTCATGTTCCTGGTCATCCTGCTCACGTTCTTCCCCGACCCCTCGGTGCAGACCTACGGCATCCTCGCCCTGTGGGCGTTCTTCCTCGTCGCGATCGTGGACTGCATCATTCTGGGCTTCATCCTGACCAAGAAGATCGAGGCCAAGTTCGGCGCCGACCGGGCCGAGCGCGTGCGCTGGTACGCGGCCATGCGCGCCCTCCAGCTGCGGGTCATGCGTCTGCCCAAGCCCCAGGTCAAGCGCGGACAGTACCCCGCCTGA
- a CDS encoding dipeptidase → MMDTVETAAGITQPDADGPLDSGLRNAVEQELPRTLADLCALVRIPSVSWAAFDREHVRTSAEAVAALVSEIGIFDSVTVTQAGIPGSDELGQPAILATRAARNGRPTVLLYAHHDVQPPGQDEHWESPPFEPTVRGDRLYGRGAADDKAGVMAHIAALRGLVAVTGGDIDLGLALFIEGEEEFGSRSFATFLSENKDALRADAIVVADSNNWDVDTPAITIGLRGNVTFRLTVSTLAHASHSGMFGGAVPDAMLATIRLLGTLYAEDGSVAVAGLTSHDAPTPPYAEDALRDETGLLPGVSPIGHGSILSRIWSQPALTVTGIDGPTVANASNTLTPSVSVQISVRIAPGQSAVEAAGLIEAHLREHAPFGAHIDIDDLDTGEPFLVDTDGWAVAETRLAMTAAWGVEPVDIGVGGSIPFIADLVREFPEAQILVTGVEDPDSRAHSPNESLHLGVFKRAILSEAFLLGRLNGRTGSTD, encoded by the coding sequence ATGATGGATACCGTGGAGACAGCAGCAGGAATCACTCAGCCGGACGCCGACGGGCCGCTCGATTCTGGGTTGCGGAACGCGGTCGAGCAGGAGCTCCCGCGCACGCTCGCCGACCTGTGTGCGCTTGTCCGCATCCCGTCGGTGTCCTGGGCCGCCTTCGATCGCGAACACGTGCGCACCAGCGCCGAGGCCGTCGCAGCCCTGGTGAGCGAGATCGGGATTTTCGACTCCGTGACCGTGACGCAGGCGGGGATCCCCGGATCTGACGAACTGGGCCAGCCGGCCATTCTCGCCACCCGGGCGGCCAGGAACGGTCGGCCGACTGTGCTGCTCTACGCCCACCACGACGTGCAGCCTCCCGGGCAGGACGAGCACTGGGAATCGCCGCCGTTCGAGCCGACAGTTCGCGGTGACCGGCTGTACGGGCGCGGTGCCGCGGACGACAAGGCCGGGGTGATGGCCCACATCGCCGCCCTGCGCGGCCTCGTCGCCGTGACCGGCGGCGACATCGACCTGGGCCTGGCGCTCTTCATCGAGGGGGAGGAGGAGTTCGGCAGTCGTTCCTTCGCCACATTCCTCAGCGAGAACAAGGACGCCCTCCGTGCCGACGCCATCGTCGTGGCCGATTCCAACAACTGGGATGTCGACACTCCCGCCATCACCATCGGGCTCCGTGGCAACGTGACCTTCCGCCTCACCGTGAGCACGCTGGCGCACGCCTCGCACTCCGGTATGTTCGGCGGCGCCGTCCCCGACGCCATGCTGGCAACCATCCGACTGCTCGGCACCCTGTACGCGGAGGACGGATCCGTCGCCGTCGCCGGGCTCACCAGCCACGACGCGCCCACCCCGCCATACGCCGAGGACGCCCTGCGGGACGAGACGGGCCTGCTGCCCGGGGTGTCTCCCATCGGGCACGGCTCGATCCTCAGCCGCATCTGGTCCCAGCCGGCCCTCACGGTCACCGGCATCGACGGGCCCACCGTCGCCAACGCCTCCAACACCCTGACGCCGTCGGTCAGCGTGCAGATCAGCGTGCGCATCGCTCCCGGACAGTCCGCCGTCGAGGCCGCGGGACTGATCGAGGCGCATCTGCGTGAGCACGCGCCCTTCGGCGCCCACATCGACATCGACGACCTCGACACCGGGGAACCGTTCCTGGTGGACACCGATGGCTGGGCGGTGGCCGAGACGCGCCTGGCCATGACAGCGGCCTGGGGAGTGGAGCCTGTGGATATCGGTGTCGGCGGTTCGATTCCGTTCATCGCCGACCTGGTCCGGGAGTTCCCGGAGGCGCAGATTCTCGTCACCGGCGTTGAGGACCCGGATTCCCGGGCGCACAGCCCGAACGAGTCCCTGCACCTGGGGGTGTTCAAACGGGCGATCCTCAGTGAAGCCTTCCTGCTCGGCCGCCTCAACGGGCGCACGGGTTCCACCGACTGA
- a CDS encoding HesB/IscA family protein, whose amino-acid sequence MTDTIETRTEAHGVGLTDVAAQKVRSLLTQEGREDLRLRVAVQPGGCSGLIYQLYFDERTLEGDAVRDYDGVEVVVDKMSVPYLEGASIDFEDTIQKQGFTIDNPNAGGSCACGDSFH is encoded by the coding sequence ATGACCGACACGATCGAAACCCGCACCGAAGCCCACGGGGTCGGCCTCACGGATGTCGCTGCCCAGAAGGTACGCAGCCTGCTCACCCAGGAGGGTCGCGAAGACCTGCGCCTGCGGGTGGCCGTGCAGCCCGGCGGATGCTCCGGCCTGATCTACCAGCTCTACTTCGACGAGCGCACCCTCGAGGGTGACGCGGTCAGGGACTACGACGGTGTCGAGGTCGTCGTCGACAAGATGAGCGTGCCCTACCTGGAAGGTGCCTCGATCGACTTCGAGGACACCATCCAGAAGCAGGGTTTCACCATCGACAACCCGAACGCCGGCGGCAGCTGCGCCTGTGGGGATTCGTTCCACTAA
- the coxB gene encoding cytochrome c oxidase subunit II, whose product MLRNRRLRWAAIPVAATLALVLAGCSQAELNGYLPGFVEGEAPVTNNTERVSGLWTTSWIVLLIVGLITWGLTIWAVVVYRRRKGQTGLPVQLRYNMPIEIFYTIVPLILVLGFFAFTARDQNAIEARFDEPDVKIEVIGKQWAWDFNYVTDDVFTQGIQGQPDLEGEKGALVESELPTLVLPVGKKIEIALEARDVIHSFWVIDFLYKKDMIPGKTNYMSVIPERIGTYAGKCAELCGEYHSLMLFNVDVVSEADYEAYVDSLRAAGNDGQVSNEYDRNSNLPGTGAPTAEEGN is encoded by the coding sequence GTGCTCAGAAACCGCCGTCTCCGATGGGCCGCCATTCCGGTCGCAGCAACGCTCGCTCTTGTTCTCGCCGGATGCAGTCAGGCCGAACTCAACGGGTACCTGCCCGGCTTCGTCGAGGGTGAGGCGCCGGTAACGAACAACACCGAGCGCGTCTCCGGTCTGTGGACCACCTCGTGGATCGTCCTGCTCATCGTGGGCCTGATCACGTGGGGCCTGACCATCTGGGCCGTCGTCGTGTACCGCCGTCGCAAGGGCCAGACCGGCCTGCCGGTGCAGCTGCGCTACAACATGCCGATCGAGATCTTCTACACGATCGTGCCGCTCATCCTGGTGCTGGGCTTCTTCGCCTTCACCGCCCGTGACCAGAACGCCATCGAGGCCCGTTTCGACGAGCCCGACGTGAAGATCGAGGTCATCGGCAAGCAGTGGGCCTGGGACTTCAACTACGTCACCGACGATGTCTTCACGCAGGGCATCCAGGGGCAGCCAGACCTCGAGGGTGAGAAGGGTGCGCTCGTCGAATCCGAGCTGCCGACCCTCGTCCTCCCGGTGGGCAAGAAGATCGAGATCGCCCTCGAGGCCCGCGACGTCATCCACTCCTTCTGGGTCATCGACTTCCTCTACAAGAAGGACATGATCCCCGGCAAGACCAACTACATGTCGGTCATCCCCGAACGCATCGGCACCTACGCCGGCAAGTGCGCGGAGCTCTGCGGTGAGTACCACTCCCTGATGCTCTTCAACGTCGATGTGGTCTCCGAGGCCGACTATGAAGCGTACGTCGACTCCCTGCGGGCGGCCGGCAATGACGGCCAGGTCTCCAACGAGTACGACCGCAACTCGAATCTCCCGGGCACCGGCGCCCCGACGGCTGAGGAAGGCAACTAG